Genomic DNA from Carettochelys insculpta isolate YL-2023 chromosome 15, ASM3395843v1, whole genome shotgun sequence:
ACTCATCCATGTGTGGTTATCCTGCTCGTGGGATTGAAACTCTCTAACGTAGCTGGTGACTGCTCCTTCAATAAGTCCCAGAGTCACTGCACCTGCTCTCTTTTGGATCAGGAAAACCTGGGGAACATCATCCAATGCCTCCCTGCCTCGGTCTTCGAGCTTCGTGGAGGAAACTTGGAGAAATTTGCACATTTTGCCTCCATCTCAGTAGAGGACTCAGTGCTTGACATGCTGCAGTCTCTGCAAGTGACCAAGATTATCTTTGGAGACCTCCTTGTGCCGGAGGTTCTCTTGGCAGCGGTCATGAAGTTCTTTTCCTACATGCGTATCACAGAACTTGAGTTTGAAAACTGCACTTTCCTTGGAAAGACCACGTGGTTCCACATGGACATGTTGCTTCTACCCATCTCCTCCTTACGCTTCCATAAGGTGACATCCGTGTCTCTGGCTGACAGAGACAAAGACTTCTCCCACCTGAGTGGCTGGCTGGAGACCCTGAATAATCTGACTGTGACACAGTCACAGGTCACCTCCATTCCATGCAGCATTGGCAAGGTTTTCAGAACCTTACGCTATCTGGATGTGTCAGAAAACAGCCTCCAGGACCAGAGCATGAAGACTTCCTTTTGCCCGGGGGCTTTCCCACAGCTCCAGGTATTAAAACTCCACCACAACAACCTGTCCTCCTTCCACACCATTTGTGAaacgctgccccagctggagaagcTTGTCCACTTAGACCTGAGTCAGAATGAGCTGACtatctccccctcctcctcctgtaaATGGCAGTCATCCCTCCACACCCTCAACTTGTCCACCACAGGCTTAGATCACatcaccctgcctctgccccccaccatcaAAGTATTAGATGTGAGTTCCAATAACCTTCATGCTCTAGACCTCGCACTCCCCTTCCTGAAGGAACTCTACCTGTCCAACAACAGGCTGCAGGCTGTACCCTCTGCCAAGAACTATCCTGCTCTAGAAGTGCTCAGTCTAGATGGAAACCTGATCTCAGGCCTCCCCAGGTACGAGCTGCAGTCTCTGAGACATCTGCAGAGCCTACGGGCCGGTCGGAATCCCTACAACTGTTCGTGTGTGGCGGCCAGAGAGATCCAGGCCTTGGCAAGCACAGGATCCTTGATGCTGCACTGGCCTCAGGACTACACGTGTGAGTCCCCGTCTCCTTACCAGGGCACGCTGGTGAAGGACGTGCCCACTTCAGCACTGCAATGCAACAAGGCCATCGTGATAGCTCCTGTCTCTGTCCTTCTTGCACTAAGCTGCTTGGCTGGGATCATTTGCTTTGCGTGACATAAAGCAAAGTCTGGCCGAGCCAGTTGCTAGGCTTTGGCCACCAACACGCGGCCCTTCACATGCCAGGACAGGGGCTGTAGACCACCACAGCTTGCAAGTGCATATGCCCTTGATGACCCCATTGCACTGCAGCACCGCTGTCAGAGAGGGCGGCCTGCTCTGGACCTACCACTCACCCCTTTGGGCAAGGAGGAGCAGATCTCTAGCCAGTTTCCCAGGAGCAAATTGAGAGAGACATTAAATACAGACTAGGGGACCCACGTGCAGTGCACCTCTCGGCCCTGCGGGGATTGTACGCTGGATGATTGCAGACCTCTGAGGGACCACACAGGATTTTGCCATATTTTTATAGCACAGGTGTGAGCCGAAAAGTGACTGTGCCCCACTGACGTTATGAGGCTCCCCATTCATGTCGTCTTGCAGCTCCTGGAGCCGAGCAACCCCAGAGGTGACCGAATTCCTTATTCACACAGACTCAGTGGTAGCTCCACAAACTAGTTGAATTCCTCTGGTTCCCAACTGCCTCTAGGGTTCTCAGGAAGGACTGAAGGGAATTTCTCCTCCCCCAGACACTTGGGCCAATTCTGTGTACAAACCGTGTCTAAATAGAAGTGCTTAGactgctggggggagagggggagtgtTGTGCGAAGGGGCCCACGTATCTGAGGCCTAAATGGAAGTAGTCAAGAGTTTGGTGGTCTAAAGCAAAGCTGAGCtaggagcaagaggcaggctgTGCTCACAGAATCTGGCAAGGACAGGGCTGATATTGCGGAAACATACATCCCCGAGAGGTTCTAGGCACCCCTGTAAACACATTCCAGTAGCATGGTACCAGAGCACCCTGCTAGGAAACAGCTTGGGacactccccatagataacaggaACATGTCGACCCTTGCTCAGGATGGGGATGTTTTGACCAACACGTAGCAGGTAATCAGTGGCAGATACCTGGGAGAGTGGTGCCTTGTACATCtggagtgatgtgtaacttgtttgtatccGTTTCTAAAGAGGTACCTTGGAGAGGTTGTCTTTGTCCAACTAAAGGGGCAGTGGAATTCCCCCCCCAGACTGAGCTGCATCCCTTATTGGGAGCACACATGCACAGTGGTTTGGTGGAGTCCGCTGACAAGTTACTGTGCTTCGTTTGGCAATAAAGCTGCTGTGCTGCCTTCCCGCCTTCTCTGAGTTCTGTGGTTCTTGGGGGGGTCTCTCGGGGTCGCCGGGGGACTATCTGCGCAGGGCCGGGGCAGCACACACCTGCACCGAATGGTTATCAGCAATCAATGGTGCAACGTGTCTGTCCAGTAACAGCTGACTCTGGGGGGGATTTCTTTTGAACTGCTAGAGCTGTACTGGCGCAGCACCTGGGGGAGTGGGTATAAACGTGCTTATGCTGTGAAGCTCATTCTCCCCGCATACTAGCATCCAATGCACCAGGATTAACCCTTCTATGCCAGTATAACTGCTTCCACAGCCGGTTTATCCACATTCACTATGCTGGTGCAGTATAAGTGCTGCAGCCTCTGTGGAGACAAGGCCTTAGCATGCGCTACAATAGAGGGAGCAGATTCTGCTCGCAGGTGGCAGTCGAGCAATTCTTTTGCAAGCCCTCCGCACGGGTTGTTTCGCGGATTATTGGGCCTTTCTTTGCCTGTTGTCAAAGGCTCCCTGAAAATCCAAATGTGCATTGCCCTCGTCCGCCTGCTCGTTGACGTCCTCCgggaattctaatagattggtgaggcaggatttCCCTTTGCGAAAGCTCTTCCCTGCATACTGTGTTCATTGGTATCAGTGGTAGTCAAACCAGGGCTTGGGAGCCACATGGCTTTTTTACAGTTAAAGTGGGGTTagtggagcccccccccccacctcctttctCCATTTACCAGAAAGGGATCGGGGGCTCAGGGCTTCTGTCCTGAGGTTGGATGGTGGTGCTATGGGCTTCTGCCCAGTGGGAATGGGGGGGTCAGGGCTTAGCCCCGCAGAAAATGCCTGTCTGGCCTTGGGGCATCTGCCTTGCAGAGATGGGAGGGTTTGGTCAGCTGGGGCTTGGGGGTGCCGTATCCCAAGCCCCGGCAGGTGCACCCTCCTGCAGGGCTAAAGCCTAGGTGGCAGTCTCCCGACTCCAACCCTGGcaggggccctgagctctggcagCCCTCTCTCCATGGGAAAGAAGCCCTGGCCAGTGCCTTtcatgtggctggagccctgagtcCTGACAGGCATCCCTGGCTCTCAAACATCTGAAGATAATCACCCACTAAGTTCGGTTCTCTCATTCTCGGTGGCTTATAGTTCTTTACTATAGCATCAACCAGTTGGCCTGGTACAGGAGTTAAGCTTAGCAGCCTATCATTGCTGGGATTGCCCTGGGGGCTTTTGCAAATGCACATCATATTAGCTACCCTCCAGTGCTCTGGTTTAAGCACTAGGTCACACCCCCTCGTGAGTAGTTCTGTAGTTACATACTTCAGTTTCCTCTTGCATgactggcagctgctcctggtaACTTcttgtttaatttatcagtttgtccAAAACCACTTCTGTTGACATTCgccctgggacagttcctcagatacAACTGGGAGACCAGCCATCCTGGGTCAGTCCAAAGGTGTCCTGTCTTACAGCTGTGGCCAACGTCAGATGCCCCCAGGGAATGAAGAGCAAAGGCAGTCATCAAGTGGTCCTCTCCCTTGTCACCCATGCTcaggctctgacaaacagaggccaggatcACCATTccctaatagccactgatgaacCCGACCTCCATGagtgtatctagttcttttctgggcCTGTTATAGTCccaccttcacaacatcctcaggcAAAGATTTGTCAGCTAAAAAGAACATCTCGGGTGAGGAGTTCTTCGAGCGTACGCGTACAGAGGGAGACGAGGCTTGACAAAGGCCAAGAGCACAAAACAAACTCAGCTACTGGCGTAAAGTGTAACAAGAAAATATACTATGAACACACTAGAAGCAAGACAACCAATGACAGGGTAGGCCTATTGCTCAATGAGAGgccacagaaaatgtggaaatggccgAGATGCTTaatacttctttgttttggttttcacaaaacaaagattGGTGATGACTGGGCACTACATTAacatagcatctgatgaagtgggtctgtgctcacgaaagctcatgctcaaaacttttctgttactctataaggtgccacaggactcttcgttgctgttacattaacatagtgaatgccagtgaaaactAGGTAGAATCCAAGGCTAAAATAGGAATAGAACGTGTCATAAATGACTTCAACACATTCGATATCTTCAGGTGGCCAGATCCTGATGAGacacatcctagaatactcaaagagctgactgaggaggCATCTGAGCCATTAGCAGTTATCTTTGAATCGTTACAGAAAATGGGACAGATTCCAGAAggttggaaaagggcaaatataatgcccatctataaaaagataACTATGGGCAATCCAG
This window encodes:
- the CD14 gene encoding monocyte differentiation antigen CD14 produces the protein MAIAAAAGKMAAGDRALPGVGPGRRGAAPTGGPGPSGRRRPRVRAGRRGARDARGLFIMQFTHPCVVILLVGLKLSNVAGDCSFNKSQSHCTCSLLDQENLGNIIQCLPASVFELRGGNLEKFAHFASISVEDSVLDMLQSLQVTKIIFGDLLVPEVLLAAVMKFFSYMRITELEFENCTFLGKTTWFHMDMLLLPISSLRFHKVTSVSLADRDKDFSHLSGWLETLNNLTVTQSQVTSIPCSIGKVFRTLRYLDVSENSLQDQSMKTSFCPGAFPQLQVLKLHHNNLSSFHTICETLPQLEKLVHLDLSQNELTISPSSSCKWQSSLHTLNLSTTGLDHITLPLPPTIKVLDVSSNNLHALDLALPFLKELYLSNNRLQAVPSAKNYPALEVLSLDGNLISGLPRYELQSLRHLQSLRAGRNPYNCSCVAAREIQALASTGSLMLHWPQDYTCESPSPYQGTLVKDVPTSALQCNKAIVIAPVSVLLALSCLAGIICFA